One window of Strigops habroptila isolate Jane chromosome Z, bStrHab1.2.pri, whole genome shotgun sequence genomic DNA carries:
- the DNAJC25 gene encoding dnaJ homolog subfamily C member 25, translating into MAAAAGGSGLGRRWLLCLWLCAALLPRAARALTEGLYCGRRVCYEVLGVSRQASKAEIARAYRQLARKYHPDRYRGDPGSGPQAAHEKFLLIATAYETLKDEETRKDYDYMLDHPEEYYRHYYHYYSRRLAPKVDVRIVILVTVCAISVFQFFSWWSSYNEAINYLATVPKYRIQATEIARQQGLLNKTKEKGKNRRSKEEIREEEEEIIKDIIKNKIDIKGGYQKPKIYDILLFQILLAPFYLGKYIVWNCWWIYCFTIKGQEYGVEEKLYIIRRYMKMSQSQFDSLEDHQKETFLERQLWIRENYEVYKQEQEEELKKKMAMDPRWKRYRRWMKNEGPGRLTFIDD; encoded by the exons atggcggcggcggcaggcGGCAGCGGGCTGGGGCGGCGGTGGCTGCTGTGCCTGTGGCTGTGCGCCGCGCTGCTGCCGCGGGCGGCGCGGGCGCTGACAGAGGGGCTGTACTGCGGGCGGCGCGTCTGCTACGAGGTGCTGGGCGTCAGCCGGCAGGCCAGCAAGGCGGAGATCGCCCGCGCCTACCGGCAACTCGCCCGCAAGTACCATCCCGACCGGTACCGCGGGGACCCGGGCAGCGGCCCTCAGGCGGCGCACGAGAAGTTCCTCCTCATCGCCACCGCTTACGAGACCCTCAAG GATGAAGAGACACGTAAAGATTATGACTACATGTTGGATCATCCTGAAGAGTATTACAGGCATTATTATCACTACTACAGCAGGAGATTGGCACCTAAAGTGGATGTCAGAATAGTGATTCTAGTTACAGTGTGTGCCATCTCTGTGTTTCAG TTCTTCAGCTGGTGGAGTAGTTACAATGAAGCTATCAACTATCTAGCTACAGTGCCAAAATACCGTATACAAGCTACTGAGATTGCCAGGCAACAAGGTTTACTCAACAAGactaaagaaaaaggcaagaacaGGCGGTCTAAAGAAGAAATTcgtgaagaagaggaagaaatcatcaaagacattattaaaaataaaatagatataaaaGGTGGTTATCAGAAGCCCAAGATATATGATATTCTTCTATTTCAGATCCTTCTCGCTCCTTTTTACTTGGGCAAATACATAGTTTGGAACTGTTGGTGGATTTACTGTTTCACCATTAAAGGGCAAGAGTACGGTGTGGAAGAGAAGCTGTATATCATACGAAGGTACATGAAAATGTCTCAGTCTCAGTTTGACAGCCTCGAAGATCATCAAAAAGAGACCTTCCTTGAACGGCAACTGTGGATACGAGAAAACTATGAG GTCTACAAACAAGAACAAGAGGAGGAGCTAAAGAAGAAGATGGCCATGGATCCCCGATGGAAGAGGTATCGGCGGTGGATGAAAAATGAAGGACCCGGAAGACTGACTTTTATTGATGATTGA
- the LOC115601331 gene encoding guanine nucleotide-binding protein G(I)/G(S)/G(O) subunit gamma-10: protein MSSGGSLSTMQRLVEQLKLEAAVERIKVSQAAAELQQYCMQNACKDALLVGVPAGSNPFREPRSCTLL from the exons ATGTCGTCGGGCGGCAGCCTGAGCACCATGCAGCGGCTGGTGGAGCAGCTGAAGCTGGAGGCGGCCGTGGAGAGGATCAAG GTCtctcaggcagctgcagaactCCAGCAGTACTGTATGCAAAATGCCTGCAAAGATGCCTTGCTTGTTGGGGTTCCTGCGGGGAGCAATCCCTTTCGAGAACCCCGATCCTGCACTCTACTCTAA